The DNA sequence TCCTGGGGCAAAACTGTGTCAGAGCAGTGTCCTGAGTGCATTAGGATGGTTATTTTGCTTGGGGCATCTTAAATACCGGTGGAATTTGAATGCAGCTGGCAGGAGTTGCCTGTATGTTTGTTGTGAGGGATGCAGTGACTGGCACATGCTTTTGCTTGTGCAGGAATGAATGACCAGACCTTCCCTTTGCTCCTGTTGTGTCAGGTTTTGCCTAATAGGTCTTAGTTTTTACTCTTCTTTTCAGGTACCTTTGCTGAGAGGTGGCAGAGCAGCCTCAGGACATCACCACGATGGAGGATCACGCACCTGGCCAGGAAAAACACTTCTCATCAGGTGAGCACGTCCAGGAGGTGGTGGAAGGACCTGCCTGGCCCACTGCTGAGCTcagtggggagagggagagcagcGTGGTGGTACGAGGGGTCCTTGGGGACAgccttctgtgtgtgtgtggaaggACACTGTGGGtcagctggctgcagccagtgcGCCGTGGGGAGCCCAGCAGATGCTCCAGCATTCACAGTCGTAGGAGAATGCTGCTTGTGGACATCATTGTCCAGCACGAGCAGAACAACCCCTGGTATCCAGACTGGGGGTGATCCcgctgctgcagctttgcaaGTGTCTGTTTGTGTTCACTCCTCAGTTTGCTatgaaaacacagcactgttttTATTTGGGGTCACAGCTCAAGGATGCTGCTTGCTGCCTGCTTTCCTCACctgcacagggacacggggacagctGAACAGAGAGCTCTGGGAGTGGGGGCCATGCCAGAGTCTTCCTCACCATATTTCAGACCTGCATTTCTCcagaagcttttcctttctcattccGCCATGCTCCGCAATTGAGCTTGGAAACCCGCACAGCGCCAGCAAACCTGGTGGGACTCACTCCTGGCTATGCTCCATATAAACATcatcttaatttccttttcttgagGTGCTTTGGACACCTCTTACACCAGATAAATGGATGGCCTCCATCCTGGAGAGCGTCCACAGCATCCATTCATCCCGGGCCCTGTAGCGCATTGCGGTCCGATAGCTCCTCTCAGCTTGTTTCACACATCACAGGTTCCTGGGGATTTCGCTTCTTCTTTTCCAAACCCGTTTTCCCAGCTCTCATTTGATTTGCCTGCAGCCTTGCTGAGAGGAGACTTGTGCCTCTTGCCCTGCTCTTCCAGAAGACTTTTGCCACCGCTTCTTGGCACAGAATGTTGTCCTGCACTGAGCCCGTTACAAACACGGGCTGGTTTGCAGTCCTGGGAGtgctcagcctgctctgggaGGGAGAGGACAACAGTGACTCGGAAGCTGCACATCTTTCCTCCTTACGTTGCTGAGATCTCCTTGCCTGCTTGTGCCATGCTTTGCTGTTTCTGCCTGTCCAGTTCACtgggcttttcttttgctgatggGTTTCCGCTTGTTCCTTTTGGTGGTGACACTGGTGCTTTTGGTTGGCATTTTCACGCTTTGCTTGCTTTTAGTTCAGGTGGTTTTtactctccagctgcagctttttgctgctgtggaTCTGGGCAATCAGAGTCGGTAACCCCCAGGCCCCAGTTCATAGCCAAGGACTTGTTGTAAGTATTTGAATGTTTTCCAGGCTATCCCCTTCAGATACCAGTCGATGACGGATCGGATGAGCCTGTTTCTGAAACATCTGATGCTAAGAGCACCCCAACTACAGAAGGTGGGAGCTCTTTGACTTTCTGCTTTGAAACCATGATGGATGGGGTCGTGGTAAACCTTGCCACAGActccctgtgctgtgtcctggtgGGGTTTCTCAGGAGGAGAAAATGCTCTTCATTAGTCTTGTCACTGGTGGTGTTTGCCATGCTGCAGAATGAGATAATGAGCTTTAAAGGTGGAGAGTGGGCTGGAAAGCAAGAAAGGTGAAGTGTTCATTACACCTCAGGAAGTTGCTTGTGGTTTGTTTCCTGCAGACTTCTTACACGGGCACTGCAAGGTCCCGGCAGTGCAGCCAGGAGCAGTCCTGTGTTGTGTGACACAGGTCTGTGTCACTGTGCTCCCCGAGCCCTGAATGCCTTGTGGGTAGAAAGACACTAATTCCAGAATGGTCCAGAGACTTGTTCACTGTTGTAATTACCTTCACTTTTTGCGTTCCTCTGGCTGCTTTAATCCCGAGTATCTGCCTTTGGAGACTTGAGGTAGAGGCTTTAGCTTGCAAAATTGTTCTGAAAGGAAGGAATGGTGGGCAGAGATGCCAAGCAgtccagccctgtcctgctaGAGGCGTGGGCTGACTGATTGTCTGGAAGGTGCCTCAAGAAATCGGGACATAAAACCTGGTTGGTGCAGGAGGGGATGGTATCCTGCTTTCCAGTTGGATTGGGACTGTCAGGATGAGCAGACACCCCTCTGGTAGGTGGAGCCAGGTGTCTGTCTGTCCCAGAACATGATGCAGCCACAGTGGGGTGTTTTATGAAGGTGTCCTGTGGGAGttgctctgtcctgctccagagcagcctAGTCCCCATGCAGGGttgctgtgcctgtgcatcAGGCACCAGTGGCTGCTTTTAGCTGTGGATTTTTGGACAAAAAGGCAAAGCCCTCAGAAGCATAGGGAGCCCATTGTGGTGCATTGTGTGGCAGGGGGCAGCTCATGGTGTCTCTGTGGTTCTGGCTTTGCTGTGTCGTGCTCGGTTGTTCCCTCCACAAGCTCCATTGGCTCAAGGGAGGGAGCCGAGTGCTTCTCTGAACAGAAAGTTCTTCAGGCACATCGTGGCCTCCAGAAGGCTTTGCCTCTCAACAGCTGTGTGAAAGCTGTGTTGTTTTTCAGATGCCACAGCACCTTTAGTGGAGGAAGGAGACCACGAGGATCAGGGTGGTGCGGAACAGCACGGGGAGATCCCAGAAGGAACCACAGGTGAGGGAGACCAAGGTGCAGCTTCATCTCTTGATGcagacagagcagagagctggactGGTCGGTGCTGTGAGACAACACCACAAAACCTCTCACAGGGACGCTGCTTCCGATGCTGCTTCCTTCTTCTCCAAATAATTCCTCACTTAAATTGTCCTCTTGCCTTCCCCATCCTGGGGGAAACTCgcagccttttcttctctctttctctgctccaCATCTGACAATCCTTCTGTCTGGTGTCTCTGCGGTGGCTTTGGCTCCCACCCCCAGGCTCTACCTGCAGATCCGGGTCATtcctgcccctgtgccagcagcccctCGCCGCTGGTCTCCACAGGCCCTtgggctctgcccagccctcGCAGGTGTCTTTGCAGTGGCAGGTGAAAACCAGGCCACTGCAGCAGTGCTTTTAAGGATAATGCAGAGGAAGTGAAGTGACTAATTCAGCCTGAATGCCCTGTGGGGAATCACTGCACCTGGGCCTGGTTTTCCATGGAAGGATGGGGCCtttcagaggcagagcagggagtgactgtggcagtgctgtgtgtgagagagagcaGGATCTGGGAGGGCAGATCTGTGTGCGAAAAATGAGGACGTGTCCCCTGTGCCATAGCCAGTGGCTTTCCCTGGAAGCATCAGGCAGGACCTGAGAAAGATAGTGGGTGGAAAAGGGCTTCTGCCACTTCCAGACACTGAAACAAGCTCACAGCAGTGAAATTTCTGTCCTGCATCCAGTCCCCGAGCTGCTGGTGGAGCCCTGGGCTGAAACATGGAGGCTCTGGTGCAAGATCTGACTGTCCCAGGGAGCCAGTGTGTGTGTCCTgaactgcttggaaaaaaaatggggaaaacagagaaagtcCTGGTTTGACTGGAGAACTGTGACATACAAATGTAATTGTTTAAGCTGGTTTGAAAGTAGTCAtagaataaattgaaaaaatgcTGATGGAGACAAACCATCatcactgtgaagaaaaccGTGCTTCTCTGATGTACCAGTAGTCCTGAAGTTCAGGATTTCTCTAGATTTGTATCAGGCTTGGAATTACTGGTCTCACACAGCCTTGGCAGGGTTCACAGGTTGGTCACAGACACCAAGAAGGTGAGCTCAGGTAAGAGACATTCATGGGAGTGCTGCTGGCCACATGAAGGCCAGGTGGGGTAGAAGAGGGATTTAAATCCACAAGTTTCCTTGTTCCTTAACAGCCTGTTTTCTGCCTGGAAGAGCTTGTACTAACCTGCCATTTAGGATATGGAAGTTGGTGAAACACTTCTCTGGTCTGTACAGCACAGGCTGTACACAGATCCATCATCGGTGTGGGGAGATTTGCTTTCTGATACTGCCCTGCTCGTGGTACAGCAGAGATCCTGCCCATTCTGATGGGCAGCCTCGGCAGAGAGGTGAATTCATTCTCCAGGCACATGCTTAAACTTGTTTTGATcatgtttttccccttctttttctgacctgggagcagctgaagaGGCGGGGGTAGGAGCCACTCCCAACCTGGAGGATCATGCTGCAGGAGACGCCACTCAAGGTGGGTGAATCGTCTGTTGCTGGGACCAGTTGTTGCTGCCCACGTGTGCAACTGGTTGGTGGTGGCTTGGGAATTTTGTTCTGTGAGGAAatgctctgccctgcacagcagctgtgcagttCTCCCTGTTCCTGACAGAGGAGGGTCGTACACGCTTGGAATGTTCCAACACAATCATTTCAGGGAGTTGCAGCTTCTCATGCACCAGATTTCCATCTCAGATGGCCAAAGTCATGGTGCTTGTTTGTCCAGTTGCAAAACCAGGGCAttctccaggctggaagagctgatggacagagctgggatgtgccaTGACCTGAGGAACTGCTCAGATTGAGCAGAGGCAGTGTGGGCCCTGCGTGTCACACGTGAAACTAGTGCACTGTTTAATTACTGTGTCTTTCTAATGTAAAACATGACTCAAACCTAGTCACTGATACCCTGACTTTAACATTATGGGATTTTTCTCCTCATCCCAGTCTTGGGGAATGTGAGTGACAAAGCCAGGTACAGTGGGCAGTGAGTGTTCTCACAGCATTAATTACATGCCTGCTTAGGTGAGCTGAAAATTATCCAGGGACCATTTGGACCTGGAAAGCTTCTCTTGACTCTGCTCAGTTCAGACTTGATGGAAAATTGGTTTTCCCAAAGCCCCCAGTGCTGGCTTAATTCCATAGAGCAGACTGAGGGGTTGAGACTCGCCGTGATGTTTCTGTCCTGCCTGCACTGTACACCACAGCCCTAATTTAGTGCACTGTTTAAAATCTTAGTGAAAAGCCATGTTGTGAAGTAGTTTCCTGTGCAGTAAACACAACAAATCCCTCCAGTTGGGCAGTGTCTTTCCTCCTTGTGGCTCCATTAGTGCATTTAGACATCCATGTCTTTTACAGAAGTAAATAGATCTTTGCCTTCTCAGCTCAGGGTGGAATTCAGGTTGTTGTTGCTTTCCACACACAGATGAGCACAGTTCTGTgcactctgctccctgcagttAGAATAAAACCTTTACTTGCCTGGCCAGTGGTTTTTGCACTGTCAGCTCTTCTAGATATGAAATAGTGGCACCactataaaaaagaaatcagggtTGTTAGTGCTGGGGGTTGAagttctctcttctctctgcccTGGCTTTAGTGCTGTTTCTCACCAGATTTTTGCTAAGCCCTTTCTGTCCTGTCCTGGGATCTTTCAGCTGTCACGTATGAGGTCTTTGTTTGGTTGTTTCACTTAATTGTGATATTCTCTTAAAATGGGGAGGACACTGATGAAAGACCAAGTTGGTCTAGACTTCATCTATTCTCGTTTTAGTCTTGTTTGTTATTCTACCAAAGCCACAGTCGTGATCTCAGGGCTCTGGTTTAGGCTCTTTACCTGATCAGTGCTCAAAAAGTCAGGAAGGAGGACAGGGCTCTGGCCCTTGCCCAGGCCCTTGAGGCAAGAAGAGGTGGGCACTGAGCAGCAAACTGATGGTCCAGTGGTGTTagggaaaatgggaatgttCTTGGCTTTTGGAAACCTCTACAGCTAAACCAGCTCATGGAGTGCAGGGTGAACCTGGCCTCCTCCGAGCCGGGTCCAGGCAGGAATCTGGTCTCCCATGTGCTGTGGCTGTCGCTGTTCCTGATTCCTGTGGGGATCAGAGTTTCTTTGAGGGCAAAAGCCACCGTGGGAGTGAGTTGTCTGTTCAGTGGGGCGGGGTGGgacttgcttttctctctcgACTGCCGGTAGAAATCCTGAATCTCTCATGTTACGTGATGTTTGACATGCCTGTGCTAATCTCTTGCCCATGCTTCATACCCCACGTCTTCAACTCCAGGCGAGCCGAGCTCTCCAaagctccagcctggccctcAGGAGTGTGTGGGAGAGGCAGTAAAAGGTGCCAGCCAGCCCCCAGAGCAGGGAGCGGGGCTTCAGCAGCCGCCTCTGTCGCGTGAAACAAAGGCCccggcagcagctcccaccagaATCGAGGTCACCATCCCAATACCCCTGGATATGTACCAAGGCTCTGGAGCATCCGAAGGCAGCAGTGAGTTGTGGGATCAGGGAGGCAGAGAAGGCGTCGGTgtggagccagagctgggccGTGGCGTGCGCACGGAGGGtctggcaggagcaggtggCACAGGTGACCATAAAGATGGACCATCTCCTTTGTGTGCCAGAGCCCCGTTAAAAGAAGATTCCAGCGGACGGGAGAGAGATCAGGACCGGGATATTGATGAAACTTCTGAGCAAGGTTTGCCTTCCCTTGTGGATCATCGTGTTTCACTGGGACCTGAAAAGGGCTtgtgtccagcagcagccaaggagaCTCGTGAAGAACATGATGGAGAAAACAAGTCCAAAGATGTCCTCAGAGACACCCCAGGAGAGGCACTTCTGACTGAAGCTGAGTCACATAAAGCAGGAGAGGACCAAGAGGAGAAGCAACAGCCACTGGGGGGAGAAGGAGGTCTGGATGTGACCCCATCAGAGCCTTCTGAAAGTGTCTCCCAAAAAGAGGCTGAGCCCAAGGAGGGAGAAGATTCCGGGCCCGTGCTAGAAGCAGCCAAACTCCCTGCTGAGGTAGAAGATGATATGAAGGACAAAGATGCTCCTTCGGAAGAGGTTGTGCCAGATGCAGGGGGCCGCCGGACGCCCAGGAGGAAGCCCAGTGGCCTGGCTGCAGACAAGGCCACTCGTGTCCCTCTCCTCAAAGGtgtgtgctccagctgctgccctgggctcgCCTGGCTCCCGACAAGGCTGCCTgatccagcactgcagcttgcTGCCACCTCAACTCCTGCTGCTTGGAAATGGCCTGGACCTGTGCTGTGACTGATCTacaatgctgctgctccctccctgcccctccctcTTTATTTAATCCTGGATTGGATTGCCAGACCCTTGCGCTGCGGTTCCGCGTCCCTTGCATGGTGCTGGCGTGTCCCTAATCATgctttttttcacctgtttttgttttgatttccttgGATCTGTTGGGTGGGTGCCTTAACTCCCACCTGGCACCTTCCCAGAGAAGACGAGGACCGGATGGACGTGGCTCTGGCATGCTGGAGTGGGGCTAACCTGGCGTGTGCAGCTTGTTCCGGCAGGACACGTGCCATCTGGTTTGCATGTCTGATCCAATAACTCTTGGAATTGGCTTTCCtaaagaggagggaggaggaaaaaggcaaGGATGGCAGGTCTAACCATGGAAAAGCCCCCACATTGATCCTGTTTCTTGTACTTCCCCCTTAAATATCCGCTacccactgctgctggaggtacggcctgcagccagcaggacctTTTCCCACTGCCAGGCATGTCCATTGCTCTTCCAAAGCatcctgctgccatcccagctctggatggggtgtccctgggtgtgccagcacagtgctgggtttggaggttcagcaggagctgcctgtctGTCTGGAGGCATCTAAACagtgtgtggggctgggctgggctgggagggcaggcTTGGGTCAAGGTTTGAGTTCACTGAATACACGAGCATCCCTTacacctttcctttctgttttccaccTCTCCTGGGTTCAGGAATGTCCCAAGGGCCCAGCTCAGTGGCCGAAGGCAGGTGGTGCTGTGAGCTGTTAAcaagccagggcagcaggacacACGTTGGTGTCTCACCGTGTTGTAcctcagctcagctctccagGGTCTGTCCTGGGGGaagctctgccttttccccagGATCCACGTTCCAAAGGCTGGCTTGGCTGCTCCCGTTAGCCCGGGAATGCTGCTCTGGTTTGCGGCTCTTTGCTGCGTGGGGCTCATGAAGAAATTGTTCATGGAGCTTTTTCCACTGGAGCTAAAGCTCATAACATATTTCTCGTTGTTCCCTCCGGGATCAGCAGCGGGAGGCTTTGCACGTCTGCTGTGGGGCACTGGCATGGCTTGCACTGGAGCCTGGAGCCACGGCGGGGTGGGGATGCACTGCCCAGAGCCAGCCAGCTTCTGATTCAGTAGGAGAAGTTTAATTATTGAATGGTCTTTCCCTTCAAAGACAGAGATACTTGGTGGCTGTTTGGCTCCAGCCTTGCTCCAGTGTGCAGTTTAACTGAATTTGGGAGGGGTGGTGCCTCCggcagctctgggatgggtCAGTGCTGGATTAACAGCATTGTCTGTGCCTTTGGGAAAGGGCTGATCCCCCAGGACAAGTTTCCAAACACTGGGGACAATatcagcagcttctcctcccaATTAGCTGaagctggggggaaaagggcTTTGTTATGAGTGCCTTGTAGTTCCAACTTTATCTTCTCCCCATTTCTAATCTCCTAATTAGACTGACCCAGGTGGAAGGGGCACTGTGctgggaggcagggagcagcctgtCAGGAGAGATGGGAATTAACAACAGCCAGGATAAAAGTGCTCTGCAATGCCAGCTGAACACCCCCCTTAAATGAGATCACAGTGCTGCTGGACTGGGGCTTCCTTCAGCTTGAGTCCCTATTTATATGATTGTTAGAACAAGTGGGTGTTCCAGAGACTCGTGTTTAGGGTTAAAGGGAGCTTTCTGTCCTAAGCTGGATGGATCCTGCGGGAACTGGGTGGAAATCTGGGCGAAATGCTCTCACACAAACCTCGTTGGTGTGTCTGGTCTCCAGTGCTGACTAACACAGGATCATCTGCTAACACAGAAGGAATGTGTTTGTGGAGTGGGGGAAGGATTTCTGCAAGAAACGGTGACTTTGTCGTATTTCTAAGAACAGTATTGAGTTTAAgagagagcagggacagggaacaCCCCCAGCAGTGTGGTGTCCTCTCTGGAGTTTATGACCAGTCCCAAGAGGTGTAACTGTGTGTTTCCATCTGTCAGGTCGTGTTGACAAGGAAGGGACCGAAGCTGATGAAAAGAAACCCAAGGTAagctaaaaaacaaaaccaggggTGACACCTGTCCACATTCCTggcccctctcctgccctcctggCCTGCTCTTGTGCCTCTTAGGAAACCTTCCCATTATGttccatttttccatttgttttcaagagtgtttttattttttcttccctcccttggGTTTGGATGGTGCAATCCATGGGTTCTTTGAGGGTGAGGAAATGGTCCAAATCTAAATCAAACTCATGGCTCATGGGGTTGGGTGGGTGGTTGGAGAAATCATTTTCTCAGCCCaggactggaaagcagcagctgaccTTGGGGCAGGCTCAAAACTGCACTGAGGACAAGCGTAACTGTGAAAAGAGCAAAACATGccattaaaacattaaattaaataatctaGACCTTGCagatcatagaatatcctgggttggaagggatccacaggAATCATTAAATCCAGCTCCTGACTTGCACAGGACAACTCCCCAAAAAGATGCTGTGTTGTATTCTGGGTGAGGAACAGAGTTTAATAGTGGGTAAATTCCAGAAGTTTAACAATATCTGTCACACTGGTAGTTTGGAGGAGGTTTAGCTCAGCTGGCCGTTATCCTGGTTAGTGCCTGAGTGGGATAATGGACAAGCTGAGGGGAAATTCAGTGGGTGAAGATTTAAAGATGAGGGATagaattattttcaaacagTGAAATTGGTTATTTCTCTATGCATTGCCCCGGCAGTCCCAGCCATCACCTACGCCACACCCAGCTCTGTATTGCACCTTCTAATCCTATTTGATGTTGCTgatcccattttctttccttcccatgctgattttttttgtttttgttcccATTTTATTTCGTTTCCATGTCCAAGAAATCCTCACCCTGCCCTGCCAAACCCCCCGGCTCCATCCCCCCCCTCCGACACACAGCCCCTCCGAAACcaccctccagccctgcctctgcctccaAGCgagcctctcctgctgcagcccggCCTGCCGGTACAGGGACGCAGGAGACAAGAGCCAAGGTAAGGGAGCGGGGTGGGAGAGAGGCCAAGGGCACTACCTGGAGGTGTTCCTGGTCGATGGAGCTCGGCTGAGTCCTTCCCTGTCCCATGGAGAGGGTGGGATGtgcttccccctctccttcccgTGGTGAGGCCAGGCTTGGCTGCGATGTTGGTGTTGGGAGGaaccagcacagagagcacTTGCTGCAGGGTGTGACCTGCTCTCCCCAAGGTGTTCCCAGGTCCCCTCATGCCCTTCCTTGTTTGCAGCTCTGTCTGTGTTTCTGCAGACAGCAGATGAGTTtgagctgtgccagagctgcaggtgctgcacaGGGCAGAGAATGCAGCGCGCCCATGGCTAATCCTGCGGGGGGACAGAACCTCGGAGCTTTTTCCCTTTGTGGCATTCAGTCACATAAATACACCCGTGGCGAGGGAAAGCACAGGGAGTGCAGctcacagaaccatggaatcctggaatggtttgggtcagaaacgaccttaaatctcatccagtccctcccctgccttgggcagggacacctcccactgtcccaggctgctccaagccgtgtccagcctggccttggacacttccagggatggggcagccacagctgctctgggcaccctgtgccagtcaCAGATGCTGGGATTAATTTATCTTCTGTACAAAATTTTAGCAGAACAGGGGAAACCAAAGGCTGAAATTTAAAGAACAGAGGTGTGGCTGAAGCAGGTGTGAGTGTGCAGTGAATGGTGCAGCTGAAGCCAGGGGCTCACCTGGGAAAGgtcacagctgctccagcagcccaggCCTGGGGGATGGGACAGGAGGTGTGAACGGGCACATTCCAGGTGTGGGGAATCCCaggggaggaggtgggagggtCTCACGCGCTGGTATGCTGTGTCCCCAGGCGAAGACGGGCACGGCACGCACGGGGCAGGCGCAGAGGAACTCCACCAACGCCACCCGCATCCCGGCCAAGACCCCCACGGCCCCCAAGACCCCTCCCAGCTCCGGTAGGTGACGGTGGGAGCTGCGTGCTGGTGTCtgggtggtgctgctgggcagtTCCAGGGGGTTGATGACCAAACTCAGccctctcctggggctggggtgcAGAGCCAGGGGTGACCCCTCTGAATCGAGCCTTCCCAGGTGCTGCTCAATCCCCTCTGTTCATACAGTCACCAGTGTGTAGGAGACGACAGTTGCTTTATCCTGTGGGATTTCCTCAAATTTGGACGATTTAGGCAGCTCCGTTTTTTTAATCCATCTACTCGTTTTCTCTCTGACAATATTTCACAAAGAGCAGGGGCAAGAGGATCAATTCTTCGATTACAGGAATGGAGATTAGCCCATTATGCTCAGAGAAGAAAACCCCAGAAAGCATCAGGCATTGTGAATTTCCATTAAAGTGGTGCATTTCACTggatatatacatatatttcaTACTTAACCAGCACTGCATAAAACCTTAAATCAATTAATTTTCCAGCTTTATCATGTTTAAGTATCTTTCTCATTCACTAAACAggcagaaaggagcagaaaaaaacacctcctgcagcagcaaagacTGAGAAAGGTGATGTTTAAGggtcttcttttcttctttcatttccttttcaaactgGGGACAGTGCTAAGCTGCTCAGCGATCAGCTTTagttaattacagaaaataattttgtggaaGTGCTTCCAAATTTCTAATAGAAAAGTGGTTCTGAGTGTCTTTTGTCTGTAATTCATCATGCCATGCTTGGGTGGGGAGTCTTACTGATGATCCAGGCAATGGAGACCATCTTCCTTCTGGGATATTAGGAAATTGCctttaaattacagttttccCTTCAAAATGGAGTAGAAGAAAGTGCAGCCACCACCCTCCCCCTGCACTGGGAGTAGTGGGTGGGCTCTGGGACgaggcagagcagcccccacgggcagcagggagcagggaagggttCTGACCCGTGCTGTCCTGTCTGCAAACCCCAGGTGAGCAGCCAAAGTCTGGAGACAGAAGCGGTTACACCAGTCCCGGCTCCCCCGGGACTCCAGGCAGCCGTTCCCGCACCCCCTCTCTGCCCACCCCACCAGCCAGGGAGCCCAAGAAGGTGGCAGTGGTTCGCACCCCACCGAAATCTCCCGCCTCTGCCAAGACCCGCGTCCAGCCGTCGGCCGCGCCCATGCCCGACCTGAAAAACGTCA is a window from the Corvus cornix cornix isolate S_Up_H32 chromosome 23, ASM73873v5, whole genome shotgun sequence genome containing:
- the LOC104698638 gene encoding microtubule-associated protein tau isoform X12 yields the protein MEDHAPGQEKHFSSGYPLQIPVDDGSDEPVSETSDAKSTPTTEDATAPLVEEGDHEDQGGAEQHGEIPEGTTAEEAGVGATPNLEDHAAGDATQGEPSSPKLQPGPQECVGEAVKGASQPPEQGAGLQQPPLSRETKAPAAAPTRIEVTIPIPLDMYQGSGASEGSSELWDQGGREGVGVEPELGRGVRTEGLAGAGGTGDHKDGPSPLCARAPLKEDSSGRERDQDRDIDETSEQGLPSLVDHRVSLGPEKGLCPAAAKETREEHDGENKSKDVLRDTPGEALLTEAESHKAGEDQEEKQQPLGGEGGLDVTPSEPSESVSQKEAEPKEGEDSGPVLEAAKLPAEVEDDMKDKDAPSEEVVPDAGGRRTPRRKPSGLAADKATRVPLLKGRVDKEGTEADEKKPKKSSPCPAKPPGSIPPLRHTAPPKPPSSPASASKRASPAAARPAGTGTQETRAKAKTGTARTGQAQRNSTNATRIPAKTPTAPKTPPSSGEQPKSGDRSGYTSPGSPGTPGSRSRTPSLPTPPAREPKKVAVVRTPPKSPASAKTRVQPSAAPMPDLKNVKSKIGSTDNLKHQPGGGKVQIVYKPVDLSHVTSKCGSLGNIHHKPGGGQVEVKSEKLDFKDKVQSKIGSLDNISHVPGGGNKKIETHKLTFRENAKAKTDHGAEIVYKSPTISGDASPRRLSNVSSTGSINLVDSPQLATLADEVSASLAKQGL
- the LOC104698638 gene encoding microtubule-associated protein tau isoform X3; this translates as MEDHAPGQEKHFSSGYPLQIPVDDGSDEPVSETSDAKSTPTTEDATAPLVEEGDHEDQGGAEQHGEIPEGTTAEEAGVGATPNLEDHAAGDATQGEPSSPKLQPGPQECVGEAVKGASQPPEQGAGLQQPPLSRETKAPAAAPTRIEVTIPIPLDMYQGSGASEGSSELWDQGGREGVGVEPELGRGVRTEGLAGAGGTGDHKDGPSPLCARAPLKEDSSGRERDQDRDIDETSEQGLPSLVDHRVSLGPEKGLCPAAAKETREEHDGENKSKDVLRDTPGEALLTEAESHKAGEDQEEKQQPLGGEGGLDVTPSEPSESVSQKEAEPKEGEDSGPVLEAAKLPAEVEDDMKDKDAPSEEVVPDAGGRRTPRRKPSGLAADKATRVPLLKGRVDKEGTEADEKKPKKSSPCPAKPPGSIPPLRHTAPPKPPSSPASASKRASPAAARPAGTGTQETRAKAKTGTARTGQAQRNSTNATRIPAKTPTAPKTPPSSGRKEQKKTPPAAAKTEKGEQPKSGDRSGYTSPGSPGTPGSRSRTPSLPTPPAREPKKVAVVRTPPKSPASAKTRVQPSAAPMPDLKNVKSKIGSTDNLKHQPGGGKVQIINKKLDFSSVQSKCGSKDNIKHIPGGGSVQIINKKLDFSSVQSRCGSKDNIKHIPGGGSVQIVYKPVDLSHVTSKCGSLGNIHHKPGGGQVEVKSEKLDFKDKVQSKIGSLDNISHVPGGGNKKREKGKEDKTWTPSPDPAGLQALVLEPLTPTESQPPALHLAGEGTY
- the LOC104698638 gene encoding microtubule-associated protein tau isoform X7, whose amino-acid sequence is MEDHAPGQEKHFSSGYPLQIPVDDGSDEPVSETSDAKSTPTTEDATAPLVEEGDHEDQGGAEQHGEIPEGTTAEEAGVGATPNLEDHAAGDATQGEPSSPKLQPGPQECVGEAVKGASQPPEQGAGLQQPPLSRETKAPAAAPTRIEVTIPIPLDMYQGSGASEGSSELWDQGGREGVGVEPELGRGVRTEGLAGAGGTGDHKDGPSPLCARAPLKEDSSGRERDQDRDIDETSEQGLPSLVDHRVSLGPEKGLCPAAAKETREEHDGENKSKDVLRDTPGEALLTEAESHKAGEDQEEKQQPLGGEGGLDVTPSEPSESVSQKEAEPKEGEDSGPVLEAAKLPAEVEDDMKDKDAPSEEVVPDAGGRRTPRRKPSGLAADKATRVPLLKGRVDKEGTEADEKKPKKSSPCPAKPPGSIPPLRHTAPPKPPSSPASASKRASPAAARPAGTGTQETRAKAKTGTARTGQAQRNSTNATRIPAKTPTAPKTPPSSGEQPKSGDRSGYTSPGSPGTPGSRSRTPSLPTPPAREPKKVAVVRTPPKSPASAKTRVQPSAAPMPDLKNVKSKIGSTDNLKHQPGGGKVQIINKKLDFSSVQSKCGSKDNIKHIPGGGSVQIVYKPVDLSHVTSKCGSLGNIHHKPGGGQVEVKSEKLDFKDKVQSKIGSLDNISHVPGGGNKKIETHKLTFRENAKAKTDHGAEIVYKSPTISGDASPRRLSNVSSTGSINLVDSPQLATLADEVSASLAKQGL
- the LOC104698638 gene encoding microtubule-associated protein tau isoform X21 yields the protein MEDHAPGQEKHFSSGYPLQIPVDDGSDEPVSETSDAKSTPTTEDATAPLVEEGDHEDQGGAEQHGEIPEGTTAEEAGVGATPNLEDHAAGDATQGRVDKEGTEADEKKPKKSSPCPAKPPGSIPPLRHTAPPKPPSSPASASKRASPAAARPAGTGTQETRAKAKTGTARTGQAQRNSTNATRIPAKTPTAPKTPPSSGEQPKSGDRSGYTSPGSPGTPGSRSRTPSLPTPPAREPKKVAVVRTPPKSPASAKTRVQPSAAPMPDLKNVKSKIGSTDNLKHQPGGGKVQIVYKPVDLSHVTSKCGSLGNIHHKPGGGQVEVKSEKLDFKDKVQSKIGSLDNISHVPGGGNKKIETHKLTFRENAKAKTDHGAEIVYKSPTISGDASPRRLSNVSSTGSINLVDSPQLATLADEVSASLAKQGL